TGGGTGAAAAGGTAAATGATCCGCTCTCATTATATCTCGCAGATATCAATACTGTTGCAGTTAATCTCGCAGGACTTCCATCGATCTCAATCCCAGCAGGATATTCTGAAGGGCTTCCGATCGGATTGCAGATAATCGGGCGATATTTTGAAGAGCAGAGAATTATGAATGCAGCCTATGCCCTCCTTGGGGATGTAGAGGATGAGTGACAGGCTTTACGAGAGGATCTATGACGGCAGACTTGAGCGAGATGATATAGAAAGGCTTCTTTCACTTTCTGAGGGTGAACTCTTCAGGATAGCAGATGATCTGAGGCGTTCAAGTGTAGGAGATGTTGTGACGTACGTTGTGAACCGTAACATCAACTTCACAAACAGATGTATCGGAAACTGCAAGTTCTGTGCCTTCAGGGAAGATAATGGATACATTCTCTCGCAGAAAGAGATACTATTGAAGGTTGAAAGAGCAGAAAAACTTGGCATAACCGAGATTTGTCTCCAGGGAGGACTTATCAAGGGGTGGGGAGTTGATCAATATGTGGGTATCCTTGATGCGATAAAATCAGAATATCCCGAGGTGCACCTCCATGCTTTCTCGCCGATGGAGGTGTTACATGCCGCAAAAAACTCAAAGCTCCCGGTTGAAGAGGTTTTATCCAGATTAAAATCGGCAGGTCTTGGTTCAATGCCAGGAACCGCGGCAGAGATTCTTTCGGATCGTGTGCGAGCGATCATCTGCCCCGGCAAACTCACATCTTCCGAGTGGATTGAGGTTGTGATGACCGCACACCGCCTTGGAATTCCAACAACTGCAACGATGATGTTTGGTCATGTTGAGACAGAGCGGGAGCGATTGGAACATATTTTCACGATTAAAGAGATACAGGATGAGACTGGTGGGTTTACCGAGTTTGTGCCACTTCCTTTTGTTGGGGGAAATACCGAGCTTGAATCATACAAAAACCAGCTTACCACGATCGATCAAATTAAAGTCCATGCACTTGCCAGGATCATCCTGCATAGATCGGTGAGGAATATTCAGGCGTCATGGGTCAAGCTTGGACCTGGGACAGCCTGCATGCTTCTACTGCATGGTGTGAATGACCTTGGTGGTACATTGATCGAGGAGAACATATCCCGATCTGCAGGCTCATCTTTTGGGGAGTATATGCCACCAGATGTATTTGATGCACTTATCCGATCTGCCGGGCGAATCCCAAAACAGAGAACAACACTATATGAGATATTGAGCGCTTGAGATGAATTTTAAAGCCTGGATCAGGATCTCAAAGCCATTCAAGCATCAGACGATGATATATCCATTCCTCGTTGGAACTGCGATTGCATACCACGTGCTTGGCACGATCGACCCTCTGATCTTTGTGGTCTCCTTTTTCGCTGTTATCGTCATGGTTGAGGCTGCATACATCTCAAACGACTATTTTGACTATGATACCGATCTTGGGAATCCATCAAAGTTTACAGGTGGGAGCAAGGTACTCGTCGAGGGCGAACTCCAGAAAGAGGTTGTTTTGAAGGTTACAGCAGGTTTAATTGCTTTTGCCTTCATACTGGGGCTCATCATACAGTTTGGCCTGAAGACTGGTCCTTTTTCAATTCCAATCGGTGCGTTCGGGATGTTTCTTGCATACTCATACTCAGGAAAACCTCTCAGACTCTCATATCATGGTCTTGGCGAGATTACGCTTGCGTTCAACAATGCATGGACGCCGATCTTTGCAGGCTATTACCTCCAGGTTCACAGACCGGATTTACTTCCAAGCATCGTTGCAATTCCCTACATACTCGGTGTATTCTCCCAGAAACTTCTTCGAGAGATCCCTGATCTTGAATATGACATGAAAGCGGGAAGGAGAAATCTTGCGGTGATACTTGGAAAAGAGCATGCGGGAAGACTATATCTCGCATCATTAATTCTCACAATCATATCATTACTCCTTATGATCCTCTATCTACAGAATCTTTATCCCTTTACGCTTCTTCTGATAATACCTGCGAGCATGCTTCTTCCTAATCTCTGGTATGGGATCAGGAGAGGATGGAAAGGGTTAAAAGATCTTGAGCGTATGAATGATCTTGGATTTAAAGCGATGTTTGCGATACCTCTCGTCTTCACGCTGACATTTATTCTTGCAGGAGTGATTTGATGATCGAAAGGCTATTTGATAACGATACAGTCGGAACGGGGTGCTTCAGTTACCTTCCAGCAGAGTTTGTGTGGGCGGTTACAAAACGTTGCAACTTAAGCTGCTTACACTGCTCGATCGAGGAGTCTGATGAAGGAGAGCTCACAACAGAGGAGGGAAAGCTTCTGATCGAGGATGCAGCAGCACTTGGGGATGTCAAATTTGCGTTAACAGGGGGCGAGCCTCTACTGCGTAAAGACATTTACGAGCTCATAAGCTATGCCTCAGGTTTTGATATGCAGATCGTGATGGCGACAAATGCAACGCTTATAACCCGAGAAGTTGCAGAAAAACTTGTCGATGCAGGGCTTGAGCGTTTTGGGGTGAGCATCGATGGTGTCGGCGATGCACATGATAAAATCAGGGGGGT
This DNA window, taken from Candidatus Syntrophoarchaeum caldarius, encodes the following:
- a CDS encoding UbiA prenyltransferase; protein product: MNFKAWIRISKPFKHQTMIYPFLVGTAIAYHVLGTIDPLIFVVSFFAVIVMVEAAYISNDYFDYDTDLGNPSKFTGGSKVLVEGELQKEVVLKVTAGLIAFAFILGLIIQFGLKTGPFSIPIGAFGMFLAYSYSGKPLRLSYHGLGEITLAFNNAWTPIFAGYYLQVHRPDLLPSIVAIPYILGVFSQKLLREIPDLEYDMKAGRRNLAVILGKEHAGRLYLASLILTIISLLLMILYLQNLYPFTLLLIIPASMLLPNLWYGIRRGWKGLKDLERMNDLGFKAMFAIPLVFTLTFILAGVI
- a CDS encoding FO synthase, subunit 2-like protein; its protein translation is MSDRLYERIYDGRLERDDIERLLSLSEGELFRIADDLRRSSVGDVVTYVVNRNINFTNRCIGNCKFCAFREDNGYILSQKEILLKVERAEKLGITEICLQGGLIKGWGVDQYVGILDAIKSEYPEVHLHAFSPMEVLHAAKNSKLPVEEVLSRLKSAGLGSMPGTAAEILSDRVRAIICPGKLTSSEWIEVVMTAHRLGIPTTATMMFGHVETERERLEHIFTIKEIQDETGGFTEFVPLPFVGGNTELESYKNQLTTIDQIKVHALARIILHRSVRNIQASWVKLGPGTACMLLLHGVNDLGGTLIEENISRSAGSSFGEYMPPDVFDALIRSAGRIPKQRTTLYEILSA